Proteins encoded by one window of Eremothecium cymbalariae DBVPG#7215 chromosome 1, complete sequence:
- the SVF1 gene encoding Svf1p (similar to Ashbya gossypii AFL203C): MLKWIQGGISSVTGIAEPQYGKEYIHTATDRVKGKQPFHETSIQDFKWQNPASTNVETFTFYFTQLESGVTGFAQIIHSTIGSLHTTGQFTFRCHHKTRPDLNVWTSTKLENFRIDGTNFYANNLSLELSSDGTSFHLKSSVCTDSIVDLVATRLTSGVKVGEDPTTYYGEDEKSPWGTMRHVFWPRNSVNGTITLKGGVAVSFKENYSMLAMAMQGMKPHHAARSWNFLNFHSEEYSVILMEFTTPKSYENTEVSIGILCDKNSVLAVTVDNKVEHLDASVDSVGWPVPKAISIDFQGVSASITDNEIDTAPKISANMEGQLSCLVERVDVMAEIPNFVKNIVSGVAGAKPYIYQFVNELNFTFEGVKHKGLGWCEVTFISEFDDISRK; the protein is encoded by the coding sequence ATGTTGAAGTGGATTCAGGGTGGTATTTCATCGGTAACAGGTATTGCGGAACCCCAATATGGCAAGGAGTATATTCACACTGCAACGGATAGAGTGAAGGGGAAGCAACCATTCCATGAGACTAGTATACAGGATTTCAAATGGCAAAACCCAGCTTCTACTAATGTGGAGACGTTTACTTTTTACTTCACTCAGCTAGAGAGTGGAGTGACTGGGTTTGCTCAAATTATTCATTCGACAATCGGCAGTTTACATACTACGGGCCAGTTTACATTTAGGTGTCATCATAAGACGAGGCCTGATTTGAATGTTTGGACTTCTACCAAGTTGGAGAATTTCAGGATTGATGGAACCAATTTTTATGCGAACAACCTGTCTTTAGAGTTGAGTTCTGATGGTACTTCTTTTCATCTCAAGTCGTCTGTTTGCACTGATAGCATTGTGGATCTAGTTGCCACAAGACTTACTTCCGGGGTCAAGGTTGGTGAGGACCCGACGACGTATTATGGGGAAGATGAGAAGTCTCCTTGGGGCACAATGAGACACGTTTTTTGGCCTAGAAACTCTGTAAATGGTACAATCACGCTTAAGGGTGGTGTCGCGGTTTCTTTTAAGGAAAACTACTCCATGTTGGCAATGGCCATGCAAGGTATGAAACCACACCACGCAGCGAGGTCATGgaatttcttgaattttCATTCTGAAGAATATTCTGTTATCTTGATGGAATTCACTACCCCAAAGTCCTACGAGAACACTGAGGTTTCCATTGGTATCCTATGTGATAAAAATAGCGTTTTGGCCGTTACAGTTGATAACAAAGTTGAACATCTTGATGCATCCGTTGATTCCGTTGGCTGGCCCGTTCCTAAAGCGATTTCCATCGATTTTCAAGGAGTTTCTGCTAGCATCACAGACAACGAGATCGATACAGCTCCCAAAATCTCTGCAAATATGGAGGGACAGTTGAGTTGTCTTGTTGAAAGAGTTGATGTTATGGCGGAGATTCCAAATTTCGTCAAAAATATCGTTTCAGGTGTAGCTGGGGCTAAACCATACATCTACCAGTTTGTCAACGAACTGAATTTCACGTTTGAAGGTGTTAAGCACAAGGGATTGGGTTGGTGTGAGGTAACATTCATCTCTGAATTTGACGACATCTCTCGAAagtga
- a CDS encoding sugar porter family MFS transporter (similar to Ashbya gossypii AFL207CAFL205C) produces the protein MSVVLKPDVADHPSVISTHSSSSSQKVKNEESKDLAFVDVPAKPASAYLTVCVLCLFVAFGGFVFGWDTGTISGFVNQSDFLRRFGQLRSDGTYGMSNARTGLVVSIFNIGCAIGGIVLSKLGDMYGRRIGLMCVTLVYVVGIVIQISSTDKWYQYFIGRIVSGLGVGGIAVLSPMLISETSPKHLRGTLVSCYQLMITAGIFLGYCTNYGTKKHSDAVQWRVPLGLCFVWAAFMVAGMAMVPESPRYLVEVNKIEEAKRSLARSNKVSMEDPSIQAEIDRIQAGVEIERMAGTASWGELFSTKTKVFQRLIMGIMVQSLQQLTGINYFFYYGTTIFKSVGMEDSYQTSIVLGVVNFASTFVAIYVVDKFGRRKCLLWGAAAMAVCMVIFASIGVTKLWPNGDDQPASKSAGNIMIVFTCFYIFSFATTWAPIAYVIVAETFPLRIKSKAMAIATAANWIWGFLIGFFTPFITTAIKFYYGYVFMGSLIFSFFYIFFFVPETKGLTLEEVEEMWQEGVLPWKSTEWVPASRRVVQ, from the coding sequence ATGTCAGTCGTGTTGAAGCCAGACGTAGCTGATCATCCCTCTGTAATTAGTACGCAttcgtcgtcgtcatcCCAAAAGGTTAAAAATGAGGAATCGAAGGACTTAGCCTTTGTAGATGTTCCAGCGAAGCCCGCTTCTGCCTACTTGACCGTTTGTGTAttgtgtttgtttgttgCTTTCGGTGGGTTTGTGTTTGGTTGGGATACTGGTACTATTTCTGGATTTGTTAATCAATCTGACTTTCTCAGAAGGTTTGGTCAACTCCGGTCTGATGGTACTTATGGTATGTCAAATGCCAGAACTGGTTTAGTCGTGTctattttcaacattggATGTGCTATCGGTGGTATTGTGTTGTCTAAGTTGGGTGACATGTATGGCCGTCGTATTGGGTTGATGTGTGTTACCCTAGTTTACGTCGTTGGTATTGTCATTCAGATCAGTTCGACTGATAAATGGTACCAATATTtcattggaagaattgtttCTGGTCTTGGTGTCGGTGGTATTGCTGTTTTGTCTCCAATGTTGATTTCTGAGACTTCTCCAAAGCATTTGAGAGGTACTTTGGTCTCCTGTTACCAGTTGATGATTACTGCAGGTATTTTCCTTGGTTACTGTACTAACTATGGTACCAAGAAACACAGCGACGCCGTTCAATGGAGAGTTCCTCTTGGGTTATGTTTCGTCTGGGCTGCCTTCATGGTGGCTGGTATGGCTATGGTTCCAGAATCACCACGTTACTTGGTTGAGGTTAACAAAATCGAGGAGGCCAAAAGATCTCTTGCTAGATCGAACAAGGTTTCTATGGAGGACCCATCTATCCAGGCCGAAATTGATAGAATTCAGGCAGGTGTTGAAATTGAGAGAATGGCTGGCACTGCATCTTGGGGTGAATTGTTCTCTACCAAGACTAAAGTTTTCCAACGTTTGATCATGGGTATTATGGTTCAGTCTCTGCAACAGTTAACTGGTATCAACTACTTCTTCTACTATGGTACTACCATTTTTAAGTCTGTAGGTATGGAAGATTCATACCAAACCTCAATTGTGTTAGGTGTTGTTAACTTTGCCTCCACCTTCGTTGCTATTTACGTTGTCGACAAGTTTGGCAGAAGAAAGTGTTTGTTATGGGGTGCCGCCGCTATGGCTGTCTGCATGGTTATCTTTGCGTCCATCGGTGTTACCAAATTATGGCCAAACGGCGATGACCAACCCGCATCCAAGAGTGCTGGTAACATCATGATTGTTTTCACCTGTTTCTATATCTTCAGTTTCGCAACCACTTGGGCTCCAATTGCCTACGTTATTGTTGCAGAAACCTTCCCATTGAGAATCAAATCGAAAGCAATGGCCATTGCAACCGCTGCCAACTGGATTTGGGGTTTCTTGATTGGTTTCTTCACACCATTCATTACAACCGCCATCAAATTCTACTATGGTTACGTTTTCATGGGCTCTCTAATattctctttcttctacatcttcttcttcgtccCAGAGACTAAAGGATTGACTCTAGAAGAGGTGGAAGAGATGTGGCAAGAAGGTGTCTTACCATGGAAATCCACCGAGTGGGTCCCTGCTTCCAGAAGAGTTGTGCAGTAG
- a CDS encoding sugar porter family MFS transporter (similar to Ashbya gossypii AFL207C/AFL205C/AFL204C), which produces MSEAVIPAESGGSKDSLSLQNNKYGEEPAAVEIPAKPASAYLTVSIMCLFVAFGGFVFGWDTGTISGFVRQTDFVRRFGQTRADGSHYLSDVRTGLIVSIFNIGCAIGGIVLSKLGDMYGRRIGLMCVTLVYVVGIVIQISSTDKWYQYFIGRIVSGLGVGGIAVLSPMLISETSPKHLRGTLVSCYQLMITAGIFLGYCTNYGTKKHSDAVQWRVPLGLCFVWAAFMVAGMAMVPESPRYLVEVNKIEEAKRSLARSNKVSMEDPSIQAEIDNIQAGVEIERMAGNASWGELFSTKTKILQRLIMGIMIQSLQQLTGNNYFFYYGTTIFQSVGMEDSYQTAIVLGVVNFASTFVAIYVVDKFGRRKCLLWGAAAMAVCMVIFASVGVTKLWPNGDDQPASKSAGNIMIVFTCFYIFSFATTWAPIAYVIVAETFPLRVKAKGMAIATAANWIWGFLIGFFTPFITTAIKFYYGYVFMGSLIFSFFYIFFFVPETKGLTLEEVEEMWQEGVLPWKSSQWVPASRRDAGYDAEAFKHDEKPWYKRMM; this is translated from the coding sequence ATGAGTGAGGCGGTTATACCAGCAGAATCAGGTGGTTCTAAAGATTCTTTGAGCCtgcaaaataataaatatggGGAAGAACCAGCAGCTGTGGAAATTCCGGCCAAGCCGGCGTCAGCTTACTTGACAGTTTCTATTAtgtgtttgtttgttgCTTTCGGTGGGTTTGTGTTTGGTTGGGATACTGGTACTATTTCTGGGTTTGTTAGGCAAACAGATTTTGTGAGGAGGTTTGGTCAGACACGGGCTGATGGTAGTCATTATTTATCGGATGTTCGTACTGGTTTAATCGTGTctattttcaacattggATGTGCTATCGGTGGTATTGTGTTGTCTAAGTTGGGTGACATGTATGGCCGTCGTATTGGGTTGATGTGTGTCACCCTAGTTTACGTCGTTGGTATTGTCATTCAGATCAGTTCGACTGATAAATGGTACCAATATTtcattggaagaattgtttCTGGTCTTGGTGTCGGTGGTATTGCTGTTTTGTCTCCAATGTTGATTTCTGAGACTTCTCCAAAGCATTTGAGAGGTACTTTGGTCTCCTGTTACCAGTTGATGATTACTGCAGGTATTTTCCTTGGTTACTGTACTAACTATGGTACCAAGAAACACAGCGACGCCGTTCAATGGAGAGTTCCTCTTGGGTTATGTTTCGTCTGGGCTGCCTTCATGGTGGCTGGTATGGCTATGGTTCCAGAATCACCACGTTACTTGGTTGAGGTTAACAAAATCGAGGAGGCCAAAAGATCTCTTGCTAGATCGAACAAGGTTTCTATGGAGGACCCATCTATCCAGGCCGAAATTGACAACATCCAAGCAGGTGTTGAAATTGAGAGAATGGCTGGTAATGCATCTTGGGGTGAATTGTTCTCTACCAAGACTAAAATTCTGCAGCGTTTGATCATGGGTATCATGATCCAATCTCTACAACAATTAACCGGTAACAACTACTTTTTCTATTATGGTACTACTATCTTCCAATCTGTTGGTATGGAAGATTCATACCAAACAGCCATTGTGTTAGGTGTTGTTAACTTTGCCTCCACCTTCGTTGCTATTTACGTTGTCGACAAGTTTGGCAGAAGAAAGTGTTTGTTATGGGGTGCCGCCGCTATGGCTGTCTGCATGGTTATCTTTGCATCTGTCGGTGTTACCAAATTATGGCCAAACGGCGATGACCAACCCGCATCCAAGAGTGCTGGTAACATCATGATTGTTTTCACCTGTTTCTATATCTTCAGTTTCGCAACCACTTGGGCTCCAATTGCCTACGTTATTGTTGCAGAAACCTTCCCATTGAGAGTTAAGGCCAAGGGTATGGCCATTGCAACCGCTGCCAACTGGATTTGGGGTTTCTTGATTGGTTTCTTCACACCATTCATTACAACCGCCATCAAATTCTACTATGGTTACGTTTTCATGGGCTCTCTAATattctctttcttctacatcttcttcttcgtccCAGAGACTAAAGGATTGACTCTAGAAGAGGTGGAAGAGATGTGGCAAGAAGGTGTCTTACCATGGAAATCTTCCCAATGGGTTCCTGCTTCCAGAAGAGATGCTGGCTACGACGCAGAGGCTTTCAAACATGATGAGAAGCCATGGTACAAGAGAATGATGTAA
- a CDS encoding arginine--tRNA ligase (similar to Ashbya gossypii AFL206C) has product MFQRLSRAFLSVRHLNSRKYLLLDAYSAYRQPVNLFQRTFSSNMSAVENVCSMLARLSIQEPKRIEGSHPDVNVIDLMRNYISQELSTISGVCSSLIYEALEWTNTLDRGDLLIPVPRLRIKGSNPNDLASEWASNFPCGEFLDKVEASGSFIKFFFKPEFLFKFVIPDVLNRGEDYGACKLVENKRVIIEFSSPNIAKPFHAGHLRSTIIGGFLSNLYEKLGWDVIRMNYLGDWGKQFGLLAVGFERYGDEEALQNDPIRHLFDVYVRINKDVASEGDSKADGESTNERARVYFKKMEDGDENALKIWKRFRDLSIKKYVDTYARLNIKYDVYSGESQVNKKSMDKALELFKEKGLTHEDKGAVLIDLTKFKKKLGKVIVQKSDGTTLYLTRDVGAAIDRYEKYKFDKMIYVIASQQDLHTAQFFEILKQMGFEWANNLQHVNFGMVQGMSTRKGTVVFLDNILEETKENMHEVMRKNETKYAQVENPDQVADLVGISSVMIQDMQAKRINNYEFKWERMLSFEGDTGPYLQYAHSRLRSVARNASDITPDEWPSADFSLLVEPAASTLVRILAQYPDVLRNAAKTHEPSTIVTYLFKLTHQVSSCYDVLWVAGQTKETATARLALYAAARQVLNNGMRLIGLTPVDRM; this is encoded by the coding sequence ATGTTTCAGAGACTTTCACGGGCATTTTTATCAGTAAGACATTTAAACAGTAGAAAATACCTTTTGCTAGACGCTTACAGTGCATATCGACAACCGGTAAATTTGTTTCAACGAACCTTTTCTTCCAATATGTCTGCAGTCGAAAATGTGTGCTCCATGCTAGCTAGATTATCCATTCAAGAGCCTAAAAGAATTGAGGGATCTCATCCTGATGTTAATGTGATTGATTTGATGAGAAATTATATCTCGCAAGAATTATCAACTATATCCGGTGTTTGTTCATCTTTGATTTATGAGGCTTTAGAGTGGACCAACACTTTAGACAGAGGGGATTTGTTGATTCCAGTGCCTAGATTGAGAATTAAGGGGTCTAATCCAAATGATTTGGCTTCTGAATGGGCTTCTAATTTCCCATGCGGTgaatttttggataaaGTGGAGGCCAGTGGTTCTTTtatcaagttttttttcaagccAGAGTTCTTATTTAAGTTTGTCATACCTGATGTTTTGAATAGAGGAGAAGATTATGGAGCTTGTAAGTTAGTTGAAAATAAGAGGGTTATCATTGAGTTTTCTTCTCCAAACATTGCGAAGCCGTTTCATGCCGGTCATTTGAGATCGACGATCATTGGCGGGTTTTTGTCTAATTTATACGAGAAATTAGGTTGGGATGTCATTAGAATGAATTACTTGGGTGACTGGGGGAAACAATTTGGGTTGCTTGCTGTTGGCTTTGAGAGATATGGTGACGAGGAGGCACTACAGAATGACCCAATTAGACATCTATTTGATGTATACGTTCGTATTAATAAGGATGTTGCATCAGAAGGTGACTCAAAGGCCGATGGTGAGTCCACCAATGAAAGAGCGCGCGTTTACTTCAAGAAGATGGAGGATGGGGATGAAAACGCTTTAAAAATCTGGAAACGCTTCCGTGACTTGtctattaaaaaatacGTAGACACATATGCCCGTTtgaatatcaaatatgATGTCTACTCCGGCGAATCCCAAGTAAACAAAAAGTCTATGGATAAAGCTTTAGAGctttttaaagaaaagggCCTAACCCACGAGGATAAGGGTGCTGTTTTGATCGACCTAACcaagttcaaaaagaaGCTAGGAAAAGTCATTGTACAGAAATCAGACGGTACTACTTTATACTTGACAAGAGACGTCGGAGCTGCTATAGACCGTTACGAAAAGTATAAATTCGATAAAATGATCTACGTAATTGCTTCGCAACAAGATCTACACACCGCtcaattctttgaaattttgaagcagATGGGCTTCGAATGGGCCAACAATTTGCAACATGTCAACTTCGGCATGGTTCAAGGCATGTCGACCAGGAAAGGCACTGTAGTATTCCTAGACAATATtcttgaagaaacaaaggAAAACATGCACGAAGTTATGAGAAAAAACGAAACCAAGTATGCTCAAGTCGAGAACCCTGACCAAGTCGCAGACTTGGTTGGCATTTCCTCCGTCATGATTCAAGATATGCAAGCTAAAAGAATCAATAACTACGAATTCAAATGGGAAAGAATGCTTTCATTCGAAGGCGACACGGGCCCATACTTGCAGTACGCTCACTCAAGATTGAGGTCCGTCGCAAGAAACGCATCTGACATTACCCCTGACGAATGGCCCTCCGCTGACTTCTCCCTTCTAGTAGAACCTGCCGCAAGCACCCTAGTTCGCATACTAGCCCAATACCCCGATGTTCTAAGAAACGCGGCCAAAACCCACGAACCCTCAACTATTGTGACTTACCTCTTTAAATTGACCCACCAGGTCTCTTCCTGCTACGACGTCCTATGGGTCGCCGGACAGACTAAAGAAACAGCTACCGCCCGTCTAGCTCTATATGCCGCAGCAAGACAAGTCCTAAACAACGGCATGCGTTTGATAGGTCTGACTCCAGTAGACAGAATGTAA
- the MRP1 gene encoding mitochondrial 37S ribosomal protein mS43 (similar to Ashbya gossypii ACR153C), with product MILGRRVLSRTFKRMYIVPKLEQLSREQGIPGVLSVEGLKCAWFDRAEHYVDRLNQVSTDSDGRSLEANIRELADVSSKKQIYSYSSLLYNLKFAFSVLHGNSGTVAERPIASSGLLQTPKLTLEYANEPLQTGNERLHQALLESFGSIVEFRSLLLNSNLAISGDGYTWLVAKKSNAKDALMETEFDKLFILNTYNAGSPFTVDRTHHFQRAAQQNSSELHHLPEEATNKNTTTTVTDAAVYKKSTVYIPLLAIDASPKTWLHDYGVFGKQEYLDKIWESIEWGIVESRLPKKSSRTSFMF from the coding sequence ATGATACTTGGGCGCAGGGTGTTGTCACGGACATTCAAAAGAATGTATATTGTTCCAAAGTTGGAGCAATTGTCGCGAGAACAGGGTATTCCAGGGGTTTTATCAGTGGAGGGTTTAAAATGTGCATGGTTTGATCGAGCAGAACACTATGTAGATAGGCTCAACCAGGTTAGTACGGATTCAGACGGGAGGTCGTTAGAAGCCAATATACGGGAACTAGCGGATGTTTCATCGAAAAAGCAGATATACAGTTATTCATCGTTATTGTATAATCTGAAATTTGCATTTTCTGTATTGCATGGAAATTCGGGGACGGTAGCAGAAAGGCCAATAGCTTCTTCAGGTCTGCTTCAAACACCCAAGTTGACTCTCGAATACGCCAATGAGCCCTTGCAAACGGGTAATGAAAGGCTGCACCAAGCATTGTTAGAGTCTTTTGGTTCGATCGTTGAATTTAGATCGTTATTGCTCAACTCCAACCTGGCCATATCTGGTGATGGGTATACGTGGCTGGTTGCTAAGAAATCGAATGCTAAAGACGCACTAATGGAAACTGAATTCGACAAGCTGTTTATCCTCAACACGTATAACGCGGGAAGTCCGTTTACCGTTGATAGAACACATCACTTCCAACGTGCTGCACAACAGAACTCATCGGAACTTCATCACCTCCCTGAAGAAGCCACCAACAAGAATACCACAACTACAGTGACTGACGCTGCTGTTTACAAGAAATCCACGGTCTATATTCCTCTTCTTGCGATCGATGCTTCGCCAAAAACGTGGTTACATGATTACGGCGTTTTTGGGAAGCAGGAGTATCTGGATAAAATCTGGGAATCCATTGAATGGGGTATTGTGGAATCAAGACTACCCAAGAAGTCTTCCAGAACATCATTTATGTTTTAG